A genome region from Bemisia tabaci chromosome 3, PGI_BMITA_v3 includes the following:
- the apolpp gene encoding LOW QUALITY PROTEIN: apolipophorins (The sequence of the model RefSeq protein was modified relative to this genomic sequence to represent the inferred CDS: inserted 1 base in 1 codon): protein MESIGGYVLRSSVVLFLCCFLLVSADSKCSLGCQGSTAPILKFGNGEVYKYQFEGSTTTHLSGAKGNPVKLGVSATAEISALPQCTYSLKLTKVVVANADDKKYDNLKELEAHPIQFSYQGGQVGTKVCVEEGDSHVSINIKRAIISLFQVGTFKESGQTVDHETDVFGICPTIFNYKTEGSKVTVSKTRNLNSCGHRETLDLAFLSTPYYSKSDFQSTPLLAAAYKSEQNIDNGVLKSASSKETYNYRPLASAESGAEITVETKLSFVSKAAGAAPALKSAKTGSIIFQAPLPADGISNSDAIIKALKEVATSVEPAVSFTAARSFGSLVNVLRHAKKADILSTFNQVKSGAGFQNKEIVKQIFLDALFRAGSSEAVEAGAELLKSKEISEANAKLWYLSFSFTKHASPAALKSVASILDNKDIPRQAYLGIGALANRHVREYGVEKPTELDALLAKLAAPLKSAEKANTIEAENHVIASLKGLQNVQYLSQEVATSVAKIAADPKVRSRIRSVAIETLKSDPCQKTAKETVTNILKNINEDSELRIKAYLALIQCPCSQSAAALKEIIDKEEIKQVGSFIVSHLRHLRASVNPDKFEQKNRYGGIVPARKFPINPAKYSHSVELSYLLDSLNVGIAGDANVIYSQHSFIPRSYSLNLTTHVFGQAFNLFDLDIRNENLDFLLEKYFGPRGHFKRKDMGALFEDGYSKASGIIDQIKERYQKTIRPKRAVAQADLDALAKKVDLGVDAGYNGLDLDVALKVFGTEITWLDYHSDKSAISSGKLIDEFFDGVDASIDKAKNFEYDYKKHFTFLDNELSYPTGLGFPLKVKALGSSAISVKFDGKLDIPALIKDPQNANIRFQLIPSGAVEVSALLTVDAYAVESGIKLATTVHSATGVDVTAKILEGYGIDVKLGLPVKIQDVVNIKSEVFSTSAVRGQPEVDVPVKFDVKRQEFGGCFDQLSPIVGLTFCGIVQFPWDGYKVLNPIFGPTKVNLRIEKEDDTLTSYNFRAYYNTKKPNARSFEIILDTPNSQTNRKLALLIDGATEPKKSLSVSLDTPFKKVSFSGFVTDTEKETSLTAKFLNDDAEYFLRVGADISGSPNSRRYEPILEYRAPEGKERLLGRNKGASKDKKQQLSVEGAVIVDKKDNSPYRKYTFSQLAIITQRGKYVTDGTIVYDTGLLETDLKVTNEKIVYVIKNKAQKLSNNHYKADAQLSCSQYPDFALAVNWEYKRTDNHVDHTLIIVHGADPKSTSTRLSLIQSFDYKTGKDFEFGTKNKLTYPVLGIEGKVDVQATPKSVNYEIEGAYENQKVSSKLNSKVNTKEPGDFTIYFDAKALANSIVIESKREVVENRGKSLISNSVTLTPGGKYALNGAVIHKFAKDDFQQGVDIEITMPQDPKSVKIDAGYKRSPTDHASHAKITAGSTNYVDFAAQLSTAAGKPKGNFKLYILSVINSNGVYSYDNNKCTASLSVDIPKLNRGIEGKAELTHSGGKAAGFAELQYDAKKDPSKKIRLETNYDVNKDKGYQFNSKNLLFVNADKYTVNLNFGRNGLITDGQVSFDSELILPSTRKYTAKYSSDVHLGGSGDKNFKVDAGVTHAASKDAQPCKVHLKVSAKNIDFKVGTYDGQSEVEFVSTDQKDMKINVSGKKTKAEDINSISGQVSVQGSLVSHPFNGKFESDTNASPSKGKFVESNFHLALAAGSEFQLNAAQKITKESFSHEISGKFPQTGLIPLTSVKFSTVNNFNSVAKAAGKPLKIKSANSLYYTDKTGEKYVKLDGDYTEVAKGGIVSLQVSTNEITPRQFTGSYHYDSGDTYKGDASLAIKKGEQEGKIVVSGEIYKTIFGGSLKISGQNLAGNGQGSFDLDAVHKYNKEKKSSSTDIKTNANGKAVSLYHLVEWNSDKPVFDLSLKIPTGENRFYVKGEKKDAGHYTMESKINWIKADGGGSINLDGEGKFTSFEDFFVKYNIDSPKLNLNKIHVDVANKPSNDEANKITFSVRSAEKNIVSGNSNYKLSEEGPKVTLEGSGTLKVDAKSYPMTFSLHRQKLSTDTDGEEGKSIKFNFESKELPASYNGFSKYSNKEVVHKHKYCYKDQCDKVEAVSKVKSSDALEFEHELNMNFDLGLSAKVQGAALKATTTVSAKALTIDQNVALQLSPTDKLQYQVYVHKTASGVVLTLPKRVIAAEATYAASYKPEKAALKYEGALWLDKPKANTKTSISFIGSASRTPGSYSFASNGELKFTTPALGDKDLILKGHSSILEDSSKILDXGVEIDIFAKKTQKITIDSSIIHEKKPDGFKVNGLFQVKSKGQNLDSEVAWMSSYEKGALRYDVNAYYIDGSNKKQEYVSKFEASKEKFDGSVKVFDQQIFTVASALKLGQKDYYAGLEKKYEIFGRKYEESGYIYHDGKFKYIYKWISAGDKSLEVNGGIAPGKVADFNVYYTDGAKSPILEASIALDEANFLKPTQKFNADTLKPLAALTQTETMTVARDANKKVEAFVKEVSNEILRRADELKKAQPNFKAISQNFDNQLKTIRTEIANDKVLKEIADSVKSVFHEILELAVVAAEEVVKVYETIAQQFEILIEKLNETLKKLAPQLVESYAKISQGLLSALESALKLTVHYVEVAVELFKKLEPEIKELLNIVNKFAEDIGKVISKAVAQVDKEVRNFIHQLVEQVKNLPVYGMLREKWEELQKSEIPEKVLSVLHEVAQALKDSVPTEELKKLIEDLEKFIEKILRRKPVDNAAEFKILLTDAQNALKSILPLLPVTQPLETTGFLSKPGPMIPLPSFEPLSKLHQYTSFSFSPIQYLKSADLPSLGSIVQGLQPLSLNYKHFIPPHGGWGILVDGAHFFTFDKRHYTFKGTCSYVLAQDYKDSNFSLSADLDSGKLKALTLNSGKDSLVMLADGTVQLNGKPSEYPAFSGELSAWRRYHTVNMRSNAGVMAVCSLNLDACAFHISGYYFDKVRGLLGTLNNEDYDDFTLPNNKISTEAAKFANAYKVGSCADAPEFVHQHASQSSECNAFFASDDASLLACKPFVDTAPFREACEHSVSSATDKNAAACKIAAAYVGSCFERNIPVELPETCGTCNIGGTPLPIHQSVSVKVPQKTADVVVVVEQLEGNQPIFENLLTPLISTLTSDFKEKGITDVNFALIGYTSVLHKWPIHYSSKGKLTFDGKPKVFTFAKVPTPEMANTFLKQFHQFIKAAYLELRKTDSFTALYEAYEYPFRADAVKVIIHAVANPERHSPSYYPTSTLYPSAVVAGIITRVSQFTNVLVIPTPGMTLQGGPASDVVGFNNKAVYKADDAKASPLVGNHELSKELRYPPGVYTDFTRYGDGLVVSADNFIAAKPDVQKQSVKLISKFIVQSSADQEQHKECKCVLKYGLFPETECHPTFFK, encoded by the exons ATGGAGTCGATAGGTGGTTATGTGTTGCGGTCCTCAGTAGTGTTGTTTTTGTGTTGTTTTTTGTTAGTTTCTGCCG attcTAAATGCTCTTTAGGATGTCAAGGAT CCACAGCTCCAATCCTGAAGTTTGGAAACGGTGAAGTTTACAAATATCAATTTGAAGGCAGCACGACTACTCATCTATCTGGAGCCAAAGGGAATCCTGTCAAACTTGGAGTTTCTGCTACTGCAGAGATCAGTGCCTTGCCTCAATGCACTTACTCCTTGAAATTGACCAAAGTTGTCGTGGCAAATGCTGATGATAAA AAGTATGACAACTTGAAAGAATTGGAAGCACACCCGATCCAGTTCAGCTATCAAGGCGGACAAGTTGGCACTAAAGTATGTGTTGAAGAAGGGGACAGTCATGTTTCCATCAACATAAAGCGTGCAATCATCTCTTTGTTTCAAGTTGGCACTTTCAAGGAGTCTGGCCAGACCGTTGACCATGAG actGATGTATTTGGTATCTGTCCTACCATTTTCAACTACAAAACTGAAGGCTCCAAAGTTACTGTGTCAAAAACACGTAATTTGAACAGTTGTGGTCATCGTGAAACATTGGACCTTGCTTTCCTGTCGACACCATATTACAGTAAATCG GACTTCCAGTCAACACCTTTGCTGGCAGCTGCATATAAATCAGAGCAAAATATTGATAATGGTGTTTTGAAATCGGCATCATCCAAGGAAACTTACAACTATAGACCTCTTGCCTCCGCTGAATCTGGTGCGGAGATCACAGTTGAAACCAAACTCAGCTTTGTATCGAAGGCAGCAGGAGCTGCTCCTGCAT tGAAATCTGCAAAAACTGGATCCATCATTTTCCAAGCTCCTCTCCCTGCGGATGGAATCTCAAACTCAGATGCTATCATCAAGGCCTTGAAAGAAGTCGCAACATCCGTCGAACCAGCCGTCAGCTTCACTGCTGCTCGTAGCTTTGGTTCTCTAGTCAATGTATTGAGGCATGCCAAGAAAGCAGATATTCTATCAACCTTTAATCAAGTGAAAAGTGGAGCTGGCTTCCAGAATAAAGAGATTGTGAA GCAGATATTTTTGGATGCACTATTTCGTGCAGGTAGCTCAGAAGCAGTTGAAGCTGGTGCTGAGTTACTGAAGAGTAAAGAAATCAGTGAAGCAAATGCTAAACTTTGGTACTTGAGCTTTTCTTTCACAAAACATGCTTCTCCAGCAGCCCTCAAATCAGTTGCA TCAATCTTGGACAACAAGGACATTCCACGCCAAGCCTATCTTGGCATTGGTGCTTTGGCCAACCGCCATGTCCGAGAATACGGTGTGGAAAAACCAACAGAACTTGATGCTCTCCTTGCAAAGCTTGCAGCCCCCTTGAAGTCTGCTGAAAAGGCCAACACCATTGAAGCAGAGAACCAC GTCATTGCCAGTTTGAAAGGTCTTCAAAATGTTCAGTACTTGTCTCAAGAAGTTGCTACTTCTGTTGCCAAAATTGCTGCTGATCCCAAAGTTCGCAGCAGAATTCGAAGCGTTGCCATTGAGACACTCAAAAGTGATCCCTGTCAGAAAACG GCCAAAGAAACTGTAACAAACATCTTGAAGAACATTAACGAAGATTCTGAATTGCGCATCAAGGCTTATCTAGCTTTGATTCAGTGTCCATGCAGTCAATCAGCCGCAGCTCTTAAAGAAATTATCGATAAAGAAGAAATCAAGCAAG ttggtTCATTCATCGTTTCTCACCTTCGTCACTTGCGAGCCTCTGTGAATCCAGACAAATTTGAGCAGAAAAACAGATATGGTGGTATTGTTCCCGCAAGGAAATTCCCCATCAATCCTGCTAAGTACTCACACTCTGTTGAACTTTCGTACTTACTGGATTCATTGAATGTTGGCATTGCTGGAGACGCCAATGTGATTTACTCTCAACATTCTTTCATTCCTCGTTCCTACAGCTTGAATCTCACAACTCATGTTTTCGGCCAAGCGTTCAACTTATTTGAT CTTGATATTCGTAATGAAAATCTGGACTTCTTATTGGAGAAGTACTTCGGACCTAGAGGCCATTTCAAGCGCAAGGACATGGGCGCTCTATTTGAAGATGGGTACTCTAAAGCCTCTGGAATCATCGATCAGATCAAAGAGCGTTATCAGAAAACTATTCGTCCAAAGCGAGCTGTGGCACAAGCAGATTTGGATGCACTCGCCAAGAAG gtCGATCTTGGGGTGGATGCTGGTTATAATGGATTAGATTTGGATGTAGCTCTGAAGGTATTCGGAACAGAAATCACATGGTTGGATTATCACAGTGACAAAAGTGCTATTTCATCTGGAAAATTGATTGATGAATTTTTCGACGGAGTTGATGCTTCCATTGACAAAGCAAAGAATTTCGAg TACGACTACAAGAAACATTTCACATTTTTGGACAACGAACTGAGCTACCCCACCGGTCTTGGGTTTCCCCTGAAAGTAAAAGCCTTGGGAAGCAGTGCCATTAGTGtgaaatttgatggaaaacTTGATATCCCAGCTTTGATCAAGGATCCTCAAAACGCCAACATTCGATTCCAGTTAATTCCAAG TGGTGCTGTTGAAGTCTCTGCATTGCTCACTGTTGATGCATACGCAGTTGAAAGTGGAATTAAACTTGCAACCACTGTTCACTCAGCAACTGGAGTTGATGTAACAGCAAAGATTTTGGAAGGATACGGAATTGATGTTAAGCTTGGACTCCctgtcaaaattcaagatgttGTCAACATCAAGTCGGAGGTTTTCTCAACCAGTGCTGTCCGAGGCCAACCTGAAGTCGACGTTCCTGTTAAGTTTGATGTCAAAAG GCAAGAATTTGGAGGTTGTTTTGATCAGTTGTCGCCAATCGTGGGCCTGACCTTCTGTGGAATTGTCCAGTTCCCTTGGGACGGATACAAAGTGCTGAACCCCATTTTTGGTCCAACAAAAGTTAACCTCAgaattgaaaaagaagatgatACGCTGACCAGTTACAactttagagcttattacaacACCAAAA AACCAAATGCTAGATCTTTCGAAATCATTTTGGATACTCCTAACTCTCAGACTAACCGCAAATTGGCTTTGCTGATTGATGGCGCCACAGAACCCAAGAAGTCACTATCCGTTAGCTTAGATACACCATTTAAGAAAGTCTCATTCTCAG GGTTTGTCACTGACACAGAAAAAGAAACTTCGCTGACTGCCAAGTTCCTGAATGATGATGCAGAATACTTTTTAAGAGTTGGTGCAGACATCTCTGGAAGTCCAAATTCTCGACGTTACGAACCAATCTTGGAGTATCGTGCCCCTGAAGGAAAAGAAAGATTGCTTGGACGCAACAAAGGAGCTTCTAAGGATAAGAAGCAACAATTGTCAGTAGAAG GAGCTGTAATTGTTGACAAAAAGGACAATTCACCTTACCGCAAGTACACATTCAGCCAATTAGCCATCATCACCCAACGTGGGAAGTACGTCACTGATGGTACCATTGTGTACGACACTGGCCTTTTGGAGACGGATCTCAAAGTCACTAATGAAAAGATAGTCtatgtcatcaaaaataaagcCCAAAAACTCTCAAACAACCACTACAAAGCAGATGCTCAACTGTCATGCTCACAATATCCTGATTTTGCTCTTGCCGTAAACTGGGAGTACAAACGCACTGATAATCAC GTTGACCACACTCTGATAATTGTTCACGGGGCCGATCCAAAGAGTACTTCCACCAGATTGTCCTTGATTCAGTCCTTTGATTACAAAACCGGAAAAGATTTTGAATTTGGAACAAAGAATAAGT taACTTATCCAGTTCTTGGAATCGAGGGCAAGGTTGATGTGCAAGCCACCCCAAAGAGTGTGAActacgaaattgaaggtgctTATGAGAATCAAAAGGTTTCCAGCAAATTGAATTCCAAAGTCAACACTAAAGAGCCTGGAGACTTCACCATTTATTTTGAT GCAAAGGCTCTAGCCAACAGCATAGTCATTGAGAGTAAGAGAGAAGTCGTTGAGAACCGTGGCAAATCCTTAATTTCTAACTCGGTAACATTGACTCCTGGTGGAAAGTATGCATTGAATGGTGCTGTAATTCATAAATTTGCGAAAGACGATTTCCAACAGGGTGTGGATATTGAAATAACCATGCCTCAAGATCCCAAAAGCGTCAA AATTGACGCAGGATACAAACGGAGTCCAACAGATCATGCGAGCCACGCAAAAATAACTGCCGGGTCCACCAATTATGTTGATTTTGCAGCCCAATTGAGCACAGCTGCTGGGAAACCCAAAGGAAACTTCAAACTTTATATCTTGTCTGTAATTAACAGCAACGGAGTTTACTCCTATGACAATAACAAATGTACTGCATCCCTAAGTGTGGACATCCCAAAATTGAATCGTGGC attgAAGGCAAAGCTGAATTAACCCACTCTGGTGGCAAAGCGGCAGGATTTGCGGAGCTGCAATATGATGCTAAGAAAGACCCTAGTAAGAAAATTCGGTTGGAGACCAACTATGATGTCAACAAAGATAAAGGCTACCAGTTCAATAGCAA AAACCTTCTTTTTGTCAATGCGGACAAATACACTGTCAACCTGAACTTCGGAAGGAATGGATTGATAACGGATGGGCAAGTGTCATTTGATTCAGAGCTTATTTTACCAAGCACCAGGAAATACACTGCCAAATACTCCAGCGATGTGCATTTGGGTGGTAGTGGAGATAAGAATTTCAAAGTTGATGCAGGAGTTACTCATGCAGCATCAAAAGATGCGCAACCATGCAAAGTTCATTTGAAAGTATCAGCCAAAAACATTGATTTCAAGGTAGGAACCTATGACGGACAGTCAGAAGTAGAGTTTGTCTCCACCGATCAAAAAGACATGAAAATCAATGTTAGCGGAAAGAAGACCAAAGCTGAGGATATCAACTCTATCAGCGGACAG GTCTCTGTTCAAGGATCTCTTGTGTCTCACCCGTTCAATGGTAAATTTGAATCCGATACCAATGCTTCTCCATCCAAAGGCAAATTTGTTGAATCTAATTTCCATCTTGCACTTGCAGCCGGTTCTGAATTCCAACTCAACGCAGCTCAAAAGATAACAAAAGAATCTTTCAGCCATGAAATTTCTGGCAAGTTCCCTCAAACGGGTTTGATACCCCTGACATCCGTTAAGTTCAGCACGGTCAACAACTTCAACTCTGTGGCGAAAGCAGCCGGCAAACCATTGAAG ATCAAATCAGCAAACTCACTCTACTACACGGATAAAACAGGTGAAAAGTACGTTAAGTTGGACGGTGACTACACAGAAGTCGCAAAGGGTGGCATTGTATCACTTCAAGTTTCTACAAATGAAATAACTCCTCGTCAATTCACTG GTTCTTACCATTATGATTCTGGTGACACATACAAGGGAGATGCCTCCTTAGCTATCAAGAAAGGTGAACAAGAAGGGAAGATAGTTGTTAGTGGAGAAATTTACaagacaattttcggtggtagcCTAAAAATATCCGGCCAAAATCTTGCTGGAAATGGTCAAGGGTCTTTCGATTTAGATGCAGTGCACAAG TACAACAAAGAAAAGAAGAGCTCGTCAACAGACATCAAAACTAATGCAAACGGTAAAGCAGTCTCTCTCTATCACTTAGTTGAATGGAATTCTGATAAACCTGTTTTTGATCTCTCCCTGAAAATACCCACTGGCGAAAATCGATTCTATGtcaaaggagaaaagaaagatGCTGGCCATTACACAATGGAGTCCAAAATAAATTGGATCAAAGCAGATGGAGGTGGCAGTATTAATCTCGATGGAGAAGGCAAATTCACGTCTTTTGAAGATTTCTTTGTGAAATACAACATCGACAGTCCAAAATTAAATCTTAACAAAATCCACGTTGATGTCGCAAACAAACCTAGCAATGATGAAGCCAACAAAATTACCTTCTCTGTACGGTCTGCTGAGAAGAACATTGTCTCTGGAAA CTCCAATTATAAGCTCTCGGAGGAAGGACCCAAGGTGACTTTGGAAGGCTCTGGAACCTTGAAAGTCGATGCTAAGAGTTACCCAATGACTTTCTCCCTCCACCGTCAGAAACTGTCAACAGACACAGATGGTGAAGAAGGAAAGTCT atcaaattcaattttgaatcaaAGGAATTGCCCGCTAGTTACAATGGTTTCTCTAAATACTCAAATAAAGAAGTCGTGCATAAACATAAATACTGTTACAAAGACCAATGTGACAAAGTAGAAGCTGTATCAAAAGTCAAATCCTCAG ATGCTCTTGAATTTGAGCACGAATTGAACATGAATTTTGACCTGGGTCTCTCAGCTAAAGTCCAAGGAGCAGCCCTGAAAGCAACCACCACTGTTTCAGCTAAAGCATTGACTATCGATCAGAACGTTGCTCTTCAGCTATCGCCGACTGATAAACTCCAGTACCAAGTATATGTTCACAAAACAGCCTCAG GGGTGGTTTTGACCCTTCCAAAAAGAGTTATTGCTGCGGAAGCAACCTATGCTGCAAGTTATAAACCAGAGAAAGCAGCTCTTAAATACGAAGGAGCCTTATGGTTGGACAAACCAAAAGCCAATACGAAAACTTCAATTTCCTTCATTGGAAGTGCCTCACGTACTCCTGGTAGCTACAGTTTTGCCTCCAACGGAGAGCTGAAATTCACAACACCTGCTCTTGGAGACAAG GACTTAATATTGAAAGGCCATTCGTCCATTTTGgaagattcaagcaaaattctgG TCGGTGTTGAAATAGATATATTTGCTAAGAAAACTCAAAAGATCACCATAGACTCTTCCATCATCCATGAGAAGAAACCTGACGGTTTCAAAGTGAATGGACTCTTCCAAGTTAAAAGCAAA ggtcaaaatctCGATTCTGAAGTGGCATGGATGAGTTCTTATGAAAAAGGAGCCCTACGTTATGATGTCAATGCTTATTATATCGATGGAAGCAACAAGAAACAGGAATATGTATCCAAGTTTGAAGCCAGTAAAGAAAAGTTCGATGGAAGT GTGAAAGTTTTCGACCAACAAATATTTACTGTTGCCTCGGCCCTTAAGCTGGGTCAGAAAGACTATTATGCTGGTCTTGAAAAGAAGTATGAAATTTTCGGTAGGAAATATGAAGAAAGTGGCTACATATACCATGACGGAAAATTCAAGTATATCTACAAATGGATAT CCGCTGGTGACAAATCGTTAGAAGTCAATGGAGGTATTGCACCCGGAAAAGTAGCTGATTTCAATGTTTACTACACCGATGGAGCCAAGAGTCCCATATTGGAAGCATCTATTGCCCTTGATGAGGCTAATTTCTTAAAACCCACTCAAAAGTTTAATGCTGACACCTTGAAACCACTAGCT GCTTTAACTCAAACTGAGACTATGACGGTGGCAAGAGATGCAAACAAAAAAGTAGAAGCTTTTGTGAAAGAAGTtagcaatgaaattttaagacgtGCTGACGAACTCAAAAAAGCTCAACCAAACTTTAAAGCAATCTCACAAAACTTCGACAACCAATTGAAGACAATTCGTACTGAAATAGCCAATGACaaagttttaaaggaaatagCCGACAGCGT GAAATCAGTGTTCCATGAAATCCTGGAGCTTGCAGTTGTCGCTGCAGAAGAAGTAGTCAAGGTCTACGAAACCATCGCCCAACAATTTGAGATactgattgaaaaattgaacgagaCCCTTAAAAAATTAGCGCCTCAACTGGTGGAATCCTACGCTAAAATCTCTCAAGGCCTCCTGTCAGCTTTGGAATCAGCCTTAAAGCTGACTGTTCACTACGTAGAAGTTGCTGttgaattgtttaaaaaacttGAGCCAGAGATAAAGGAGCTCCTGAATATTGTCAACAAGTTTGCTGAAG ATATTGGAAAAGTCATTTCAAAGGCTGTTGCGCAAGTTGATAAGGAAGTTCGTAATTTCATCCACCAATTGGTTGAACAGGTCAAGAATTTGCCAGTCTATGGAATGTTGAGGGAAAAATGGGAAGAG CTGCAGAAGTCGGAAATTCCAGAAAAAGTTCTGAGTGTTCTCCATGAAGTAGCACAAGCTCTGAAGGATTCAGTGCCAACTGaagaactgaaaaaattaattgaagacCTTGAGAAATTCATCGAAAAA ATTTTAAGACGTAAACCTGTTGACAATgctgctgaatttaaaattttattgacggATGCTCAAAatgctctgaaatcaattctTCCGCTGTTGCCCGTAACACAACCATTAGAAACCACTGGCTTTCTCTCCAAACCTGGACCGATG ataccgTTACCATCATTCGAGCCTCTCTCTAAATTGCATCAATACACAAGCTTCTCTTTCAGTCCAATCCAGTATCTGAAATCTGCAGATCTACCATCTTTAGGCAGTATTGTGCAAGGTCTTCAGCCACTCTCTCTCAACTACAAACATTTCATCCCACCACATGGCG GATGGGGAATACTTGTTGACGGAGCTCACTTCTTCACATTTGATAAGAGGCACTACACATTCAAAGGCACCTGCTCATACGTACTTGCCCAAGACTACAAGGACAGCAACTTCTCATTATCAGCTGATCTTGactctggaaaattgaaggctctcaCTTTGAACAGCGGCAAAGACTCCCTAGTTATGCTTGCTGATGGAACG gtcCAGTTGAACGGTAAACCCTCTGAATATCCTGCCTTCTCTGGAGAGTTGTCTGCATGGAGGCGTTACCATACCGTAAACATGAGATCCAATGCTGGAGTCATGGCTGTCTGCAGCCTAAATCTTGATGCTTGTGCTTTCCACATTTCAGGCTATTACTTCGACAAAGTGCGTGGATTACTCGGAACTTTGAACAACGAAGACTATGATGACTTCACTCTCCCCAACAACAAg ATATCTACTGAAGCTGCCAAGTTCGCAAATGCGTACAAGGTTGGATCCTGTGCTGATGCGCCTGAGTTTGTTCACCAACATGCCTCTCAAAGTAGTGAATGCAATGCTTTCTTTGCATCGGATGACGCCTCTTTGTT agccTGTAAACCATTCGTAGACACTGCTCCATTCCGTGAGGCCTGTGAACACTCCGTCAGCTCAGCCACCGACAAAAATGCAGCTGCTTGCAAGATTGCTGCCGCATATGTGGGTTCCTGTTTCGAACGGAACATTCCAGTCGAGTTACCTGAAACTTGTG GCACATGCAACATTGGAGGCACTCCCTTACCTATACACCAATCTGTCAGCGTGAAAGTACCACAAAAAACGGCTGATGTAGTTGTGGTGGTCGAGCAGTTGGAAGGCAACCAGCCAATATTCGAAAACCTCTTGACTCCGTTGATCTCCACTCTAACGAGTGACTTCAAGGAAAAGGGCATAAC GGATGTCAACTTTGCATTGATTGGTTACACCAGCGTGTTGCACAAATGGCCCATCCATTATTCATCGAAAGGAAAGCTCACCTTCGATGGAAAACCAAAGGTCTTCACTTTTGCCAAAGTTCCTACACCTGAAATGGCTAATACTTTCCTGAAGCAGTTCCATCAGTTTATAAAAGCAGCGTACTTAGAATTGA